A stretch of the Arachis stenosperma cultivar V10309 chromosome 6, arast.V10309.gnm1.PFL2, whole genome shotgun sequence genome encodes the following:
- the LOC130934037 gene encoding uncharacterized protein LOC130934037 produces the protein MSAEIRSRSDIVLNIASSGIASLLLPNGRTAHSRFKIPLNIAEDSVCNIKPGSPQAMLLLKAKLIIWDEAPMVSRYCYEALDKCLGDIMRCSPTYSKDLPFGGKVVVLGRDFRQVLPVISRGSRQNIVHSTVNSSYLWKFCQVLKLIKNMRLFVRTIASDQDETEQFGKWLLKVGDGLIGDNMDGESEICLLRDIVIPSSDQAFDELVHFSYPNILENMSSKNILKARTILAPTLDIVEEVNNHLMAIIPGGKKLYLSSDSICMDEGNMESQLDLYGPELLNSINCSGLPPHKLILKVGVPVMLLRNIDQSSGLCNGTRIQVRKLRNHVIECEVLKSNNVGHVALIPRRICWEQKLNIPEKLASVIHDRIAYYQWTFIEQDPMEINESIVQEFYRNLLTGDTQTVFLIEQQLDTPTQAFKALLQLPHIPPSRDAYPKIKADVI, from the exons ATGTCTGCTGAGATTCGCTCAAGGAGTGATATAGTGTTAAACATTGCTTCGAGTGGTATTGCATCTTTACTTCTTCCCAATGGAAGAACGGCACACTCAAGGTTCAAAATACCGCTGAATATTGCTGAGGATTCTGTATGTAACATCAAACCTGGTTCCCCTCAAGCAATGTTGTTGTTGAAAGCTAAACTTATAATTTGGGATGAGGCTCCAATGGTTAGTAGGTACTGCTATGAAGCGCTTGATAAATGCTTGGGTGATATCATGAGGTGTTCTCCAACATATAGCAAAGATTTGCCCTTTGGAGGAAAAGTGGTTGTACTAGGTAGAGACTTTAGACAAGTTCTTCCTGTCATTTCACGAGGATCGAGACAAAATATCGTTCATTCAACCGTTAATTCGTCTTACCTTTGGAAGTTTTGTCAGGTGCTCAAACTAATAAAAAACATGAGACTCTTTGTAAGGACGATTGCTTCAGATCAAGATGAGACAGAGCAATTTGGTAAGTGGTTATTGAAAGTTGGTGATGGTCTAATAGGTGACAATATGGATGGTGAATCTGAGATATGTCTTCTTAGAGATATTGTTATTCCTTCTTCGGACCAGGCATTTGATGAGTTGGTTCATTTTTCTTATCCAAATATTTTGGAAAACATGTCCTCAAAGAATATTTTGAAAGCAAGAACCATACTGGCTCCCACACTAGACATCGTTGAAGAGGTCAACAACCATCTAATGGCTATCATTCCTGgaggaaaaaaattatatcttagTTCGGATTCTATTTGTATGGATGAAGGGAATATGGAGAGTCAACTAGATCTTTATGGTCCTGAATTACTGAATAGCATAAATTGCTCTGGTTTGCCTCCACATAAATTAATACTCAAGGTTGGTGTTCCGGTGATGTTACTGAGGAATATTGACCAATCCAGTGGTCTTTGTAATGGTACAAGGATACAAGTTAGGAAGCTTAGAAATCATGTCATAGAATGTGAAGTCTTAAAGAGTAACAATGTTGGTCATGTTGCTTTGATTCCAAGAAGAATATG TTGGGAGCAAAAACTGAACATTCCGGAGAAGCTTGCGAGTGTCATCCATGACCGCATAGCTTACTACCAGTGGACCTTTATTGAGCAAGATCCAATGGAGATTAACGAGTCCATTGTGCAGGAATTTTATAGGAATCTTTTGACTGGAGACACACAGACAGTATTCCTTATAGAACAACAGTTAGATACCCCTACTCAGGCATTTAAGGCCCTCTTGCAACTTCCACACATACCACCTAGTCGAGATGCCTATCCGAAGATAAAGGCGGATGTGATCTAG
- the LOC130936546 gene encoding vacuolar protein-sorting-associated protein 37 homolog 1-like, with protein sequence MFRFWGSQEQQPQHDGSSSQSWYPPSVMSTPSSSRPATPSAASSTGYASPRIHPSSHVRPAEAAGVIAALKDKSIDELRKMLSDKDTYQQFLNSLDMVKTQNNLKDELCKENLQLAEENLKREPRIMELRNQSSIIRTTELAAAKEKLSELEKQKEEMLKMNSPASLIHRIQESMNKTDEESENLHQKILDREIDLAAFLQHYKKLRIAYHRKSLIHLAAKTSNI encoded by the exons ATGTTCAGATTCTG GGGATCACAAGAGCAACAACCTCAGCACGATGGTTCTTCATCGCAGTCGTGGTATCCTCCATCGGTGATGAGCACGCCGAGCTCATCGAGGCCTGCCACACCCTCCGCCGCTTCCTCCACTGGCTACGCTTCTCCGAGGATACACCCTTCGTCGCATGTTCGGCCTGCCGAAGCTGCCGGCGTCATTGCCGCCTTGAAAGACAAGAG TATCGACGAGTTGAGGAAGATGTTGTCCGACAAGGATACTTATCAACAGTTCCTAAATTCGCTTGATATGGTCAAGACTCAAAATAAT CTGAAAGATGAACTTTGCAAAGAGAATTTGCAGCTAGCGG AGGAAAATCTAAAAAGGGAACCTCGGATAATGGAACTCAGGAATCAA AGTAGCATTATTCGGACAACTGAGTTAGCTGCTGCTAAAGAGAAACTAAGCGAGCTTGAGAAACAGAAAGAAGAAATGCTGAAGATGAATTCCCCAGCATCCCTTATCCACAGGATTCAAG AGTCTATGAATAAGACAGATGAGGAATCTGAAAATCTACACCAGAAAATACTTGACAGAGAGATTGACCTTGCAGCATTTTTGCAGCATTACAAGAAGCTACGTATCGCTTACCACCGTAAAAGTCTCATACATCTTGCTGCCAAGACATCAAATATATGA